The Barnesiella intestinihominis YIT 11860 genome includes a window with the following:
- a CDS encoding inorganic phosphate transporter — MELLIVIIVLALLFDFINGFHDAANSIATIVSTKVLTPFQAVLWAAFFNFVAFFIAKYIIGGFGIANTVSKTVVEEFITLPIILSGVIAAIAWNLITWWKGIPSSSSHTLIGGFAGAAIMASGFGAIQLNIILKIAAFIFLAPFIGMVVAFGFTILVLHICRRVQPHKAEVWFKKLQLVSSAMFSIGHGLNDSQKVMGIIAAAMIAAHSMGLGMGINSIADLPDWVAFACFTAISLGTMSGGWKIVKTMGTKITKVTPLEGVVAETAGAFTLYLTEILKIPVSTTHTITGAIIGVGATKRLSAVRWGVTKSLLVAWILTIPVSALLAAGIYMVVTFFLG; from the coding sequence TTATTGTACTGGCATTGCTGTTCGATTTTATCAACGGGTTTCATGATGCTGCCAATTCGATAGCGACAATCGTGTCGACAAAAGTCCTCACACCCTTTCAAGCGGTTTTGTGGGCTGCTTTCTTTAATTTTGTCGCGTTCTTTATTGCCAAATACATTATCGGTGGGTTTGGTATAGCCAATACCGTATCCAAGACCGTGGTAGAAGAGTTTATCACTCTGCCTATTATTTTGTCGGGTGTGATTGCCGCTATCGCATGGAATTTGATTACTTGGTGGAAAGGTATTCCGTCTTCTTCGTCGCATACACTTATCGGAGGATTTGCCGGTGCTGCCATTATGGCGAGTGGATTCGGGGCGATTCAGCTCAATATTATTCTCAAAATAGCCGCATTTATTTTCTTGGCTCCCTTTATAGGAATGGTCGTAGCGTTCGGATTTACGATATTGGTCCTTCATATTTGTCGCCGGGTTCAACCCCATAAGGCCGAAGTTTGGTTCAAGAAATTACAGTTGGTTTCTTCGGCGATGTTTAGTATCGGGCATGGTTTGAACGATTCCCAGAAAGTAATGGGTATTATTGCCGCCGCTATGATTGCCGCTCACTCGATGGGTTTAGGTATGGGTATAAACAGCATTGCCGATTTGCCCGATTGGGTTGCGTTTGCCTGCTTTACGGCCATATCGTTGGGGACGATGTCGGGAGGTTGGAAGATAGTAAAAACAATGGGAACGAAAATTACGAAGGTTACTCCGTTGGAGGGAGTGGTAGCCGAAACGGCAGGGGCGTTCACGCTTTATTTAACCGAAATTTTAAAGATTCCCGTAAGTACTACACATACCATTACCGGGGCTATTATCGGTGTGGGAGCGACCAAACGCTTGTCTGCGGTTCGTTGGGGTGTGACGAAAAGTCTTTTAGTCGCATGGATTCTTACGATTCCTGTCAGTGCGCTTTTGGCAGCAGGTATTTATATGGTCGTTACTTTCTTTTTAGGATAA